The following coding sequences are from one Triticum aestivum cultivar Chinese Spring chromosome 5A, IWGSC CS RefSeq v2.1, whole genome shotgun sequence window:
- the LOC123104012 gene encoding oil body-associated protein 1A: MAASCHDVDVPGKPTETGTALLEAATGAIQGFAPINQIHQHLCAFHFYGDDMTRQVEAHHFCAHLNEDVRQCLVFDGPDAGARLIGVEYIVTEELFLTLPDEEKPLWHTHEFEVKGGMLFMPGVPGVVERRDLEQVAKTYGKTVHFWQVDRGDALPLGLPQIMMALTREGQLRQDLADCVEKKFSVSFQKERENRAYMSGPAHGIHPLANAAGKGLKTEIREVDLPAANTGARIFT, encoded by the exons ATGGCGGCGTCGTGCCACGACGTGGACGTGCCGGGGAAGCCGACGGAGACGGGCACGGCGCTCCTGGAGGCGGCGACGGGCGCCATCCAGGGGTTCGCCCCGATCAACCAGATCCACCAGCACCTCTGCGCCTTCCATTTCTACGGGGACGACATGACGCGACAGGTGGAGGCGCACCACTTCTGCGCGCACCTCAACGAGGACGTGCGGCAGTGCCTCGTCTTTGACGGGCCCGACGCCGGTGCGCGCCTCATCGGCGTCGAGTACATCGTCACCGAGGAGCTGTTCCTCACGCTGCCCGACGAGGAGAAGCCGCTGTGGCACACTCACGAGTTCGAGGTCAAGGGCGGCATGCTCTTTATGCCCGGCGTCCCCGGCGTCGTCGAGCGCCGCGACCTCGAGCAGGTGGCAAAGACGTACGGCAAGACCGTCCACTTCTGGCAGGTCGACCGCGGCGACGCCCTCCCGCTCGGCCTCCCGCAGATCATGATGGCGCTCACCCGCGAGGGCCAGCTCCGGCAGGACCTCGCCGACT GTGTGGAGAAGAAGTTCAGCGTGTCGTTCCAGAAGGAGAGGGAGAACCGGGCGTACATGAGCGGGCCGGCGCACGGCATCCACCCGCTGGCCAACGCTGCTGGGAAGGGCTTGAAGACGGAGATCCGCGAGGTCGATCTTCCGGCTGCCAATACTGGAGCCAGGATTTTCACCTGA
- the LOC123107170 gene encoding heavy metal-associated isoprenylated plant protein 20, whose protein sequence is MGALDHLSRLCNLTHTREAIRIKKRRPLTTVNIKVKMDCEGCERRVKSAVKSIRGVTAVVVNRKISKVTVTGYVEPRKVLARVKRTGKTTADMWPYVPYTVATYPYVGGSYDKKAPAGLVRNVPQAMADPAAPEVKYMNMFNDEDVTACTVM, encoded by the exons ATGGGCGCCTTGGATCACCTGTCCCGTCTATGCAACTTGACACATACAAGGGAAGCCATCAGGATTAAGAAAAGGCGGCCACTGACG ACGGTGAACATCAAGGTGAAGATGGACTGTGAGGGCTGCGAGAGGAGGGTCAAGAGCGCCGTCAAATCGATTCGGG GTGTGACGGCAGTGGTGGTGAATCGCAAGATCAGCAAGGTGACTGTGACGGGGTACGTGGAGCCTCGCAAGGTGCTGGCGAGGGTGAAGAGGACTGGGAAGACGACGGCGGATATGTGGCCGTACGTGCCCTACACGGTGGCCACCTACCCCTACGTCGGCGGCTCCTACGACAAGAAGGCGCCGGCGGGCCTGGTCCGCAACGTGCCGCAGGCCATGGCCGACCCGGCCGCGCCGGAGGTCAAGTACATGAACATGTTCAACGACGAGGACGTTACCGCTTGCACCGTCATGTGA
- the LOC123107171 gene encoding serine carboxypeptidase 1 has protein sequence MKTISSFSLFVLCLAALQLHANASHSQSQEAQLKRFISSRKNSASSTDTFRVRNIADRVASSLSTESTVSDQSSMKAADKITALPGQPEGVDFDQYGGYVNVDAENGRALFYYLVESPSGASDKPLVLWLNGGPGCSSLGFGAMQELGPFRVTEDNKTLSRNANAWNNVANVIFLESPAGVGYSYSNTSSDYDLSGDERTADNAYVFLVKWLERFPEYKDRAFYISGESYAGHYVPELAATILLHNTYNNRTVINLQGILVGNPYLDANRNIKGVVDYFWTHVVMSDEVYANITKNCDFDNLNGTFTDSVCSGAAVAFDPGYIDVYNIYAPVCIDAPNGTRYPSGYLPGYDPCSYYPTYAYLNDPAVQMAFHARPTTWTGCANLNWTDAPMSMLPTMTWLIESKLPIWIFSGDFDSVCPLPATRYSIQDMALSVTTPWRPWTAKEEVGGYVQQYAGGFTFLSVRGAGHMVPSFQPERALVMLSSFLQGVLPPYVEQQ, from the exons atgaagaccatcTCTTCATTCTCCCTGTTTGTCCTCTGCCTGGCTGCACTGCAGCTGCACGCCAATGCCTCCCACTCCCAGTCCCAGGAGGCTCAGCTCAAAAGGTTCATCTCGTCTAGGAAGAACAGCGCCAGCAGCACTGACACGTTCCGAGTGCGTAACATAGCTGACAGGGTTGCCAGCAGCCTGAGTACGGAGAGCACTGTCTCTGACCAGAGCTCCATGAAGGCCGCCGACAAGATCACGGCGTTGCCCGGGCAGCCGGAGGGCGTCGACTTCGACCAGTATGGCGGGTACGTGAACGTCGATGCGGAGAACGGCCGCGCGCTCTTCTACTACCTCGTCGAATCGCCTTCCGGTGCCTCGGACAAGCCACTGGTCCTGTGGCTCAACGGAG GACCGGGATGCTCGTCGCTCGGATTCGGCGCAATGCAAGAGCTCGGCCCGTTCCGTGTAACCGAGGACAACAAAACTCTCAGCAGAAACGCGAACGCCTGGAACAACG TGGCTAACGTGATCTTCCTTGAGTCGCCCGCTGGAGTGGGATATTCCTACTCGAACACGTCTTCCGACTACGATCTCAGCGGAGACGAGAGAACCGCCGATAACGCCTACGTGTTTCTCGTGAAATGGCTGGAGAGGTTTCCGGAGTACAAGGACCGGGCCTTCTACATCTCCGGGGAGAGCTATGCCGGACACTAcgtgccggagctcgccgccacCATCCTGCTCCACAACACATACAATAACAGAACCGTCATAAACCTTCAGGGCATCTTG GTGGGAAATCCGTACCTTGACGCGAACAGGAATATTAAGGGGGTGGTTGACTACTTCTGGACCCACGTGGTGATGTCCGACGAGGTCTACGCCAATATCACCAAGAACTGTGACTTCGATAACTTGAATGGTACATTTACAGATTCTGTGTGCAGCGGAGCTGCTGTGGCGTTCGACCCTGGCTACATTGATGTCTACAACATATACGCTCCGGTCTGCATTGACGCACCGAATGGAACCCGGTACCCCAGTGGCTAC TTACCTGGGTATGATCCGTGCAGTTATTATCCTACGTATGCCTACCTCAATGATCCAGCGGTGCAGATGGCTTTCCACGCTAGACCGACAACGTGGACAGGCTGCGC AAACTTGAACTGGACAGATGCGCCAATGTCCATGCTGCCAACCATGACATGGCTGATCGAAAGCAAGCTTCCGATTTGGATATTCAG TGGTGATTTCGATTCTGTGTGCCCGCTGCCGGCGACGAGGTATTCAATCCAAGACATGGCCCTCTCTGTGACCACTCCATGGCGCCCATGGACAGCGAAGGAGGAG GTGGGAGGATATGTTCAGCAGTACGCCGGGGGATTCACATTCCTATCTGTCAGGGGAGCTGGCCATATGGTTCCATCCTTCCAGCCTGAGAGGGCATTGGTGATGTTGAGCTCCTTCCTGCAAGGGGTGCTCCCACCTTACGTAGAACAGCAGTGA